Proteins co-encoded in one Malus sylvestris chromosome 9, drMalSylv7.2, whole genome shotgun sequence genomic window:
- the LOC126582857 gene encoding meiosis-specific protein ASY3-like, producing MYFPPCIFIHFSVFRVSLSLIRRRQKNWIVKIESWRSSIINAQQAVTAAVLLLLCSQTMEVDSLQYLRDDQTNNCRSFGSINHPSSQSRKISIGVVVDPSTKKKSGVTKVGEPVVPNAERGTSNLGNTTEEISKEQDVTAAKKIKQARDPEQVNSPWISTASFHQKMRTSDPPLHAKQSSDLPSCSGKQSKCDGTRNALVTNSVQFFANQTSFFQSDGKKQNFDGVSYRKRGEKDGSVELQDFTFVTAQEVVMTDKDSPVDKTDATDKEVTVDKTDATESRRTETLKMKLWEVLGTVSSPDEHSKSQPPEVGDSNLNPQPEFDQMGSTVVKPNHIPEQKYDDKGDAFIKPRQNSDTIEMDSESPDNIVRRPVTYSLSRKRGPTKKQQTSTKNGPSSGYKLKQQENNIFSFEQDCDGKLHGFSGGGSSKSMRKKTGVKSFRTESHGICLPEKDKSTKTQKEIIRSEPESPAKQNSSVGKKIGDSRGCQHENKREYHELEKNIQEQEICQSPLKYKKFKADFVTPANKDYQEDNGNPSLKKATNPEADDLSPKFGIKTPTSSSSPTSIPNSDQMVDASSPAVTERRFTVGDIRSFSTFWTPKQDCCDNEQAKSSDAVEELKDSPLRKTTPDMEENAAEDGLLSSSSEEGDLRNCGEGSPIIQGLDWTEEDNWIEEPSEPNLVDGLARAVELFTLELEKLKAKMRSATNRKSSEILMSVAAEVHMQLQTVESQIQTDIGKLTNLSKSKRKRLESRFEEQQEQLKVIYDKFKEQVNQHLQECRSTLEGLEVYLTEFKGTVDKQKASHRKLLVQVEEAIETQFNDAQRRIQVTQKMARGKMLQLKHELALCLKEGILS from the exons GACCAAACAAACAATTGTAGGAGTTTTGGAAGCATTAATCATCCATCTAGCCAATCGAGAAAGATATCGATTGGAGTTGTGGTAGACCCATCAACCAAGAAAAAGTCTGGAGTCACCAAGGTAGGTGAACCTGTGGTGCCAAATGCAGAAAGGGGAACATCTAATTTAGGCAATACCACAGAGGAAATAAGCAAGGAGCAAGATGTCACAGCTgccaagaaaataaaacaagcTAGGGATCCAGAGCAGGTGAATTCCCCATGGATTAGTACTGCATCATTCCACCAGAAAATGCGTACTTCAGATCCCCCTCTTCATGCAAAACAGTCTTCTGATTTGCCATCTTGTAGTGGGAAGCAGTCCAAATGTGATGGAACAAGGAATGCACTGGTTACAAATTCTGTTCAGTTTTTTGCAAACCAGACTTCCTTTTTCCAGTCTGATGGTAAGAAGCAGAACTTTGATGGAGTTAGCTACAGAAAGAGGGGAGAGAAGGATGGATCAGTGGAACTTCAGGATTTCACATTTGTGACTGCACAGGAAGTTGTAATGACGGATAAGGATTCACCAGTTGATAAAACAGATGCAACAGACAAGGAGGTGACAGTGGATAAAACAGATGCAACAGAAAGCAGGAGAACCGAAACTCTCaaaatgaagctttgggaggTATTGGGAACTGTTTCTTCACCTGATGAGCATTCCAAATCTCAGCCTCCTGAGGTTGGTGATAGTAATTTAAATCCACAGCCAGAATTTGATCAAATGGGTTCCACAGTTGTCAAGCCTAACCATATACCAGAGCAAAAGTATGATGACAAGGGTGATGCATTTATCAAACCCCGACAAAATTCAGATACTATAGAAATGGATTCTGAAAGTCCTGATAATATTGTCAGGAGACCTGTGACTTATTCATTGAGCCGAAAGAGAGGTCCAACCAAAAAACAGCAGACAAGTACAAAAAATGGTCCATCCTCTGGTTACAAACTGAAACAGCAAGAGAACAACATATTTTCCTTTGAACAAGACTGCGATGGGAAGCTACATGGCTTTTCTGGTGGTGGATCCTCAAAGTCTATGCGGAAGAAGACAGGGGTCAAAAGTTTCAGAACTGAGTCGCATGGGATCTGCCTTCCTGAAAAGGATAAATCAACTAAGACTCAAAAAGAGATTATTAGGAGTGAGCCAGAATCACCTGCCAAGCAAAATAGTTCTGTAGGCAAGAAAATAGGAGATTCTCGTGGTTGCCAACATGAGAATAAAAGAGAGTATCATGAACTGGAAAAAAATATTCAAGAGCAGGAAATCTGCCAATCACCACTCAAATACAAGAAATTTAAGGCAGATTTTGTCACTCCAGCAAATAAAGACTACCAGGAAGACAATGGCAATCCAAGCTTGAAGAAAGCTACTAATCCAGAAGCAGATGATCTGAGTCCCAAATTTGGAATTAAAACACCCACATCAAGTTCTTCCCCTACCTCAATCCCAAACTCAGACCAAATGGTAGATGCTAGTAGTCCTGCTGTAACAGAGAGGAGATTTACTGTGGGAGACATTCGAAGTTTCAGTACTTTCTGGACTCCAAAACAAGATTGTTGTGATAATGAACAAGCAAAATCTTCT GATGCTGTAGAGGAACTCAAGGATTCACCATTGAGAAAAACAACACCGGATATGGAAGAAAATGCTGCAGAAGATGGCCTTCTTTCATCATCATCTGAAGAGGGGGACTTGAGGAATTGTGGAGAAGGTTCTCCTATTATCCAAGGACTTGACT GGACTGAAGAAGATAACTGGATAGAGGAACCTTCAGAGCCTAATCTAGTGGATGGACTGGCTAG GGCTGTTGAATTGTTTACATTGGAATTAGAAAAACTTAAAGCCAAAATGAGGTCAGCAACTAATAGGAAATCCTCTGAAATTTTAATGTCTGTTGCTGCGGAGGTACATATGCAGCTGCAAACCGTTGAGTCTCAGATTCAAACAGACAT AGGAAAGCTCACAAACCTCAGTAAATCAAAGAGAAAAAGGCTGGAATCAAGGTTTGAAG AGCAACAAGAACAATTGAAAGTGATTTATGACAAGTTCAAGGAACAAGTCAATCAGCATCTTCAGGAATGCAGGAGCACACTTGAAGGGCTGGAAGTGTACCTGACAGAGTTTAAGGGAACTGTTGATAAGCAAA AAGCATCACACAGAAAGCTTCTCGTGCAAGTGGAAGAAGCAATTGAGACCCAATTCAATGATGCCCAAAGAAGAATCCAAGTCACTCAAAAG ATGGCGCGTGGAAAGATGCTCCAGTTGAAACACGAACTGGCATTGTGTTTGAAAGAGGGCATTCTAAGTTGA
- the LOC126583911 gene encoding uncharacterized protein LOC126583911 isoform X2: protein MEESESERVRELIGKAVGDWDDQVMTRARFKAFSGQRSDWEPVYLFWRDLILCVARQLGVFFISPSRLNTHWFNRGGLAPLCLPTVLYEMYNEGEVVLSVDLVDPTAGRLSQIFTRLSNSMAMLSRTGTRRSNPELLMSQDRLILTSLLKDKAAQVVKLLSECHWTSSCVITLKRFQDLCGGPDEASVVLSHLVEQAKARYLSLSKGDLIEGVKLSLSASSFPSISSLDCDVLHLIWTTEKLQQQLHVIDQRYETSRKSALACLKSGNKKAALRHARELKLANESREKCAALLNRVEEVLDVIASAESTKKVSEAIQIGAQAIKENKISVEEVQHSLQEIEECIDTQKEIENVLVNDEESIEEELKKLELDIGRENLHEPILSSRVNSPGKTEASDSADSLIDSLYNLKLVDDGQARIPAVEEGTAETKRNKKTERSELQTA from the exons AtggaagagagtgagagtgagagagtgagggaGTTGATAGGGAAAGCAGTGGGCGATTGGGACGACCAAGTGATGACGAGAGCCCGATTCAAGGCGTTTAGCGGGCAGAGATCCGATTGGGAACCCGTTTACCTCTTCTGGAGAGATTTAATCCTCTGCGTCGCTCGCCAGTTGGGCGTTTTCTTCATTTCCCCCTCTCGCCTCAACACCCACTGGTTCAATCGAGGAGGCCTCGCCCCTCTCTGCCTCCCCACAGTTCTG TATGAAATGTATAATGAAGGTGAGGTTGTTCTCAGTGTGGATCTTGTGGACCCCACTGCAGGGCGTCTCTCCCAGATTTTTACCAGACTTTCCAATTCCATGGCAATGCTCAGTAGGACTGGGACCAGGAGGTCCAATCCGGAGCTTCTTATGTCCCAAGATCGTCTCATCCTTACCTCACTTTTGAAG GATAAAGCTGCTCAAGTTGTGAAGCTTTTATCTGAATGCCATTGGACTTCTTCATGCGTCATCACCCTGAAGAGGTTCCAGGACTTATGTGGAGGACCCGATGAAGCTTCAGTGGTCTTGTCTCACTTGGTAGAGCAAGCCAAGGCacgctatctctctctttccaaGGGAGACCTCATAGAG GGTGTGAAACTTTCCCTCTCAGCATCTTCCTTTCCAAGTATTTCAAGTCTAGATTGTGATGTTCTGCACTTGATTTGGACAACAGAAAAGCTTCAACAGCAACTTCATGTGATTGACCAACGTTATGAAAC GTCACGAAAATCAGCACTAGCTTGTTTGAAATCTGGAAACAAGAAAGCAGCGCTGAGGCATGCAAGGGAGTTAAAGTTGGCCAATGAGAGTAGAGAAAAATGTGCAGCTCTCTTGAATAGAGTGGAGGAAGTCCTTGATGTTATTGCAAGTGCCGAATCAACGAAGAAG GTTTCTGAAGCCATTCAAATTGGAGCTCAAGCTATCAAGGAAAATAAGATTAGTGTGGAAGAAGTCCAGCATAGCTTACAAGAAATAGAGGAATGCATTGATACACAAAAGGAAATAGAAAATGTTCTAG TTAATGATGAAGAAAGCATTGAAGAGgagttgaagaaattagagCTGGATATAGGACGTGAAAACCTTCACGAACCAATCCTGAGCAGCAGGGTTAACAGCCCGGGGAAAACAGAGGCTTCAGACTCAGCTGATTCATTGATAGACTCTTTATATAATCTGAAGCTTGTAGATGATGGTCAAGCAAGGATACCAGCAGTTGAGGAGGGCACTGCTGAAACAAAGAGAAACAAGAAAACAGAGAGGTCTGAGCTTCAAACTGCCTAA
- the LOC126583911 gene encoding uncharacterized protein LOC126583911 isoform X1 produces the protein MEESESERVRELIGKAVGDWDDQVMTRARFKAFSGQRSDWEPVYLFWRDLILCVARQLGVFFISPSRLNTHWFNRGGLAPLCLPTVLYEMYNEGEVVLSVDLVDPTAGRLSQIFTRLSNSMAMLSRTGTRRSNPELLMSQDRLILTSLLKDKAAQVVKLLSECHWTSSCVITLKRFQDLCGGPDEASVVLSHLVEQAKARYLSLSKGDLIEGVKLSLSASSFPSISSLDCDVLHLIWTTEKLQQQLHVIDQRYETSRKSALACLKSGNKKAALRHARELKLANESREKCAALLNRVEEVLDVIASAESTKKVSEAIQIGAQAIKENKISVEEVQHSLQEIEECIDTQKEIENVLEATSLYTVNDEESIEEELKKLELDIGRENLHEPILSSRVNSPGKTEASDSADSLIDSLYNLKLVDDGQARIPAVEEGTAETKRNKKTERSELQTA, from the exons AtggaagagagtgagagtgagagagtgagggaGTTGATAGGGAAAGCAGTGGGCGATTGGGACGACCAAGTGATGACGAGAGCCCGATTCAAGGCGTTTAGCGGGCAGAGATCCGATTGGGAACCCGTTTACCTCTTCTGGAGAGATTTAATCCTCTGCGTCGCTCGCCAGTTGGGCGTTTTCTTCATTTCCCCCTCTCGCCTCAACACCCACTGGTTCAATCGAGGAGGCCTCGCCCCTCTCTGCCTCCCCACAGTTCTG TATGAAATGTATAATGAAGGTGAGGTTGTTCTCAGTGTGGATCTTGTGGACCCCACTGCAGGGCGTCTCTCCCAGATTTTTACCAGACTTTCCAATTCCATGGCAATGCTCAGTAGGACTGGGACCAGGAGGTCCAATCCGGAGCTTCTTATGTCCCAAGATCGTCTCATCCTTACCTCACTTTTGAAG GATAAAGCTGCTCAAGTTGTGAAGCTTTTATCTGAATGCCATTGGACTTCTTCATGCGTCATCACCCTGAAGAGGTTCCAGGACTTATGTGGAGGACCCGATGAAGCTTCAGTGGTCTTGTCTCACTTGGTAGAGCAAGCCAAGGCacgctatctctctctttccaaGGGAGACCTCATAGAG GGTGTGAAACTTTCCCTCTCAGCATCTTCCTTTCCAAGTATTTCAAGTCTAGATTGTGATGTTCTGCACTTGATTTGGACAACAGAAAAGCTTCAACAGCAACTTCATGTGATTGACCAACGTTATGAAAC GTCACGAAAATCAGCACTAGCTTGTTTGAAATCTGGAAACAAGAAAGCAGCGCTGAGGCATGCAAGGGAGTTAAAGTTGGCCAATGAGAGTAGAGAAAAATGTGCAGCTCTCTTGAATAGAGTGGAGGAAGTCCTTGATGTTATTGCAAGTGCCGAATCAACGAAGAAG GTTTCTGAAGCCATTCAAATTGGAGCTCAAGCTATCAAGGAAAATAAGATTAGTGTGGAAGAAGTCCAGCATAGCTTACAAGAAATAGAGGAATGCATTGATACACAAAAGGAAATAGAAAATGTTCTAG AAGCAACTTCCCTTTACACAGTTAATGATGAAGAAAGCATTGAAGAGgagttgaagaaattagagCTGGATATAGGACGTGAAAACCTTCACGAACCAATCCTGAGCAGCAGGGTTAACAGCCCGGGGAAAACAGAGGCTTCAGACTCAGCTGATTCATTGATAGACTCTTTATATAATCTGAAGCTTGTAGATGATGGTCAAGCAAGGATACCAGCAGTTGAGGAGGGCACTGCTGAAACAAAGAGAAACAAGAAAACAGAGAGGTCTGAGCTTCAAACTGCCTAA
- the LOC126582450 gene encoding pectin acetylesterase 3-like isoform X1 — MKHVVWWWLWLVVVTVALAAADANGSQKYEKQPSSLEFQFADKEDAAAAAAAPELMVGLTLIDSAASKGAVCLDGTLPGYHLHGGYGSGANSWLIQLEGGGWCNTIKNCVFRKTTRRGSSKYMEKQLPFTGLLSNKPQQNPDFFNWNRVKLRYCDGASFSGDSQNEAAQLQFRGQRIWLAAMDELMSKGMQKADKAFLSGCSAGGLASILHCDEFRDMFPETTTVKCLSDAGMFLDATDVSGGHTLRNFYAGVVSLQEVQKNLPKTCLDHLDPTSVILCLIEFYGMCVNTILTPSLPPSLSLSLSLSLSLSQCFFPQNLVANVKTPMFLLNAAYDAWQVQASLAPRSADPHGVWNECKGNYALCNSSQIQFLQDFRNQMLNAVSDFSKSNKNGLFINSCFAHCQSERQDTWFADDSPLLGNRAIAVSVGDWYYDRVPVKAIDCAYPCDNTCHNLMSKYCDMRLLGGNARGIDKAVIGVENGDAQFVWPVAVEDELAKLYHGDDVLYLEVTYRREHSPPSQAGKLLLFRLKYSTKNIVLSPK, encoded by the exons ATGAAGCATGTTGTGTGGTGGTGGCTGTGGTTGGTGGTGGTGACGGTGGCATTGGCGGCAGCGGATGCAAACGGATCCCAGAAATATGAGAAACAGCCATCTTCGTTAGAGTTTCAGTTTGCCGACAAGGAGGATGCGGCGGCAGCAGCGGCGGCGCCTGAGCTCATGGTTGGCCTCACTCTTATCGACTCTGCGGCTTCCAAAGGAGCTG TCTGTTTGGATGGCACATTGCCTGGTTACCATCTTCATGGTGGGTATGGATCGGGTGCAAATAGCTGGCTGATTCAGTTGGAGGGAGGTGGGTGGTGTAATACAATAAAAAATTGTGTTTTCCGTAAAACCACTCGCCGCGGTTCTTCCAAGTATATGGAAAAGCAATTACCGTTCACTGGATTATTGAGCAATAAACCTCAACAAAACCCTG ATTTCTTCAACTGGAACAGAGTCAAGCTCCGTTATTGCGACGGGGCATCTTTCAGTGGAGACAGTCAGAATGAG GCTGCACAACTTCAATTTCGAGGGCAAAGGATATGGTTGGCTGCCATGGACGAGTTAATGTCAAAAGGAATGCAGAAAGCTGACAAG GCTTTTCTTTCTGGATGctctgctgggggtctggcatCCATACTACACTGTGATGAGTTCCGGGACATGTTTCCAGAAACTACCACGGTGAAATGTCTAAGTGATGCTGGAATGTTCCTTGATGC aACTGATGTATCTGGTGGGCACACATTAAGGAATTTTTATGCAGGTGTAGTTAGCTTGCAG GAAGTGCAAAAAAATCTGCCAAAGACTTGTCTCGATCATCTAGACCCAACTTCGGTAATCCTctgtttaattgaattttatGGTATGTGTGTGAATACAATTTtaactccctccctccctccctccctctctctctctctctctctctctctctctctctctcagtgcTTTTTTCCTCAGAATTTGGTTGCAAATGTTAAGACCCCCATGTTTCTTCTCAATGCAGCCTATGATGCATGGCAG GTGCAAGCTAGTTTAGCCCCTCGATCTGCTGATCCTCATGGAGTATGGAACGAATGCAAAGGAAATTATGCACTTTGTAACTCATCCCAGATCCAGTTTCTCCAAG ACTTCAGAAATCAAATGCTCAATGCTGTTAGTGATTTCTCAAAGTCTAATAAAAACGGATTATTCATAAATTCCTGCTTCGCTCACTGCCAGTCTGAGAGACAAGATACATGGTTTGCTGATGATTCTCCTCTTCTTGGAAACAGG GCAATTGCTGTGTCTGTTGGAGACTGGTATTATGATAGAGTGCCGGTTAAAGCTATTGACTGCGCATACCCCTGCGATAACACCTGCCACAATCTTATGTCCAA ATATTGTGATATGCGGCTGTTAGGCGGGAATGCTAGGGGTATTGACAAAGCTGTCATAGGTGTAGAGAATGGTGATGCACAATTTGTGTGGCCCGTAGCGGTGGAGGATGAGCTTGCCAAGCTCTACCATGGAGATGATGTGTTATACTTAGAGGTGACTTATCGTCGGGAACACTCACCTCCTTCTCAAGCTGGGAAACTACTTCTTTTCCGTTTGAAATATTCAACCAAGAATATAGTCTTAAGTCCAAAGTGA
- the LOC126582450 gene encoding pectin acetylesterase 3-like isoform X2 — MKHVVWWWLWLVVVTVALAAADANGSQKYEKQPSSLEFQFADKEDAAAAAAAPELMVGLTLIDSAASKGAVCLDGTLPGYHLHGGYGSGANSWLIQLEGGGWCNTIKNCVFRKTTRRGSSKYMEKQLPFTGLLSNKPQQNPDFFNWNRVKLRYCDGASFSGDSQNEAAQLQFRGQRIWLAAMDELMSKGMQKADKAFLSGCSAGGLASILHCDEFRDMFPETTTVKCLSDAGMFLDATDVSGGHTLRNFYAGVVSLQEVQKNLPKTCLDHLDPTSCFFPQNLVANVKTPMFLLNAAYDAWQVQASLAPRSADPHGVWNECKGNYALCNSSQIQFLQDFRNQMLNAVSDFSKSNKNGLFINSCFAHCQSERQDTWFADDSPLLGNRAIAVSVGDWYYDRVPVKAIDCAYPCDNTCHNLMSKYCDMRLLGGNARGIDKAVIGVENGDAQFVWPVAVEDELAKLYHGDDVLYLEVTYRREHSPPSQAGKLLLFRLKYSTKNIVLSPK, encoded by the exons ATGAAGCATGTTGTGTGGTGGTGGCTGTGGTTGGTGGTGGTGACGGTGGCATTGGCGGCAGCGGATGCAAACGGATCCCAGAAATATGAGAAACAGCCATCTTCGTTAGAGTTTCAGTTTGCCGACAAGGAGGATGCGGCGGCAGCAGCGGCGGCGCCTGAGCTCATGGTTGGCCTCACTCTTATCGACTCTGCGGCTTCCAAAGGAGCTG TCTGTTTGGATGGCACATTGCCTGGTTACCATCTTCATGGTGGGTATGGATCGGGTGCAAATAGCTGGCTGATTCAGTTGGAGGGAGGTGGGTGGTGTAATACAATAAAAAATTGTGTTTTCCGTAAAACCACTCGCCGCGGTTCTTCCAAGTATATGGAAAAGCAATTACCGTTCACTGGATTATTGAGCAATAAACCTCAACAAAACCCTG ATTTCTTCAACTGGAACAGAGTCAAGCTCCGTTATTGCGACGGGGCATCTTTCAGTGGAGACAGTCAGAATGAG GCTGCACAACTTCAATTTCGAGGGCAAAGGATATGGTTGGCTGCCATGGACGAGTTAATGTCAAAAGGAATGCAGAAAGCTGACAAG GCTTTTCTTTCTGGATGctctgctgggggtctggcatCCATACTACACTGTGATGAGTTCCGGGACATGTTTCCAGAAACTACCACGGTGAAATGTCTAAGTGATGCTGGAATGTTCCTTGATGC aACTGATGTATCTGGTGGGCACACATTAAGGAATTTTTATGCAGGTGTAGTTAGCTTGCAG GAAGTGCAAAAAAATCTGCCAAAGACTTGTCTCGATCATCTAGACCCAACTTCG tgcTTTTTTCCTCAGAATTTGGTTGCAAATGTTAAGACCCCCATGTTTCTTCTCAATGCAGCCTATGATGCATGGCAG GTGCAAGCTAGTTTAGCCCCTCGATCTGCTGATCCTCATGGAGTATGGAACGAATGCAAAGGAAATTATGCACTTTGTAACTCATCCCAGATCCAGTTTCTCCAAG ACTTCAGAAATCAAATGCTCAATGCTGTTAGTGATTTCTCAAAGTCTAATAAAAACGGATTATTCATAAATTCCTGCTTCGCTCACTGCCAGTCTGAGAGACAAGATACATGGTTTGCTGATGATTCTCCTCTTCTTGGAAACAGG GCAATTGCTGTGTCTGTTGGAGACTGGTATTATGATAGAGTGCCGGTTAAAGCTATTGACTGCGCATACCCCTGCGATAACACCTGCCACAATCTTATGTCCAA ATATTGTGATATGCGGCTGTTAGGCGGGAATGCTAGGGGTATTGACAAAGCTGTCATAGGTGTAGAGAATGGTGATGCACAATTTGTGTGGCCCGTAGCGGTGGAGGATGAGCTTGCCAAGCTCTACCATGGAGATGATGTGTTATACTTAGAGGTGACTTATCGTCGGGAACACTCACCTCCTTCTCAAGCTGGGAAACTACTTCTTTTCCGTTTGAAATATTCAACCAAGAATATAGTCTTAAGTCCAAAGTGA
- the LOC126582451 gene encoding uncharacterized protein LOC126582451 — translation MMASDESMTIRSCISMQEDEYDDGDTDDGYDHHYFHHHNLSRLSMCTRSRSSTYDDYDDDQDIIIADEEEVATYALDYYHQGQQQQDQTHARQQGMTMQMSLLSIETLDDGYIDDEENDTSYHKRPKQVLPEAGLASDSDGEPGCYSLPSTPPRRRRTQAAAAPGQLFSYKHPNPFLVKEYASENEDQTATSHHPKRSRRRTSRRRIVRNRHSWLSASPERGTLATKKDENDKDEDNKESMKMMMMRMCTISNHQQQLDHCHSFSGESDQGGTSGPGTGVVVITRPKGGRRSLCMDLDEVKACRDLGFELEHHQMLHETPSRLSHSASTVDTNTACSSGANSPIANWRISSPGDDPREVKARLKVWAQAVALASTSRPGS, via the exons atgatgGCGTCGGATGAGAGTATGACCATCCGCTCTTGCATCTCCATGCAGGAAGACGAGTATGACGACGGTGATACCGATGACGGGTATGATCATCATTATTTCCATCACCACAACTTGTCCAGGCTTTCCATGTGCACTCGGAGTCGGAGTTCCACCTATGACGACTATGATGACGACCAAGATATTATTATTGCTGATGAGGAGGAGGTTGCTACCTACGCCCTCGACTACTACCATCAAGGCCAACAGCAACAAGATCAAACTCATGCCCGGCAACAAGGCATGACTATGCAAATGTCGCTCTTGTCCATCGAAACCCTTGACGATGGTTATATAGACGACGAGGAGAACGACACATCCTATCACAAACGGCCCAAACAAGTCCTACCAGAAGCTGGCCTCGCATCCGACTCCGACGGGGAACCCGGATGCTACTCGCTTCCCTCAACACCCCCAAGGCGAAGGCGGACTCAAGCTGCTGCTGCTCCGGGCCAACTGTTCAGTTATAAACATCCCAATCCCTTTTTGGTCAAAGAGTATGCCAGCGAGAATGAAGACCAAACAGCAACGAGCCACCATCCCAAGAGGAGCAGGAGGAGGACAAGCAGGAGGAGAATAGTGAGGAACCGACACTCATGGCTATCGGCATCACCAGAGAGAGGAACCCTTGCTACGAAGAAAGATGAAAATGACAAGGACGAGGACAATAAGGAGAGCATgaaaatgatgatgatgaggatgTGCACTATTAGTAATCATCAGCAGCAGCTTGATCATTGTCACAGCTTTAGCGGGGAGAGTGATCAGGGCGGCACTAGTGGTCCAGGTACAGGGGTGGTGGTCATAACCAGGCCCAAGGGAGGGAGGAGGTCCCTCTGCATGGACTTGGACGAAGTAAAGGCTTGCAGAGATCTTGGATTTGAGTTGGAGCACCACCAGATGTTGCACGAGACCCCCTCCCGTCTTTCTCACTCCGCCTCCACCGTCGACACGAACACTGCCTGCAGTAGCGGTGCCAACTCCCCCATTGCTAACTGGCGCATCTCCAGCCCTG GTGACGACCCACGGGAAGTCAAGGCTCGACTCAAGGTCTGGGCGCAGGCAGTGGCACTGGCATCCACATCACGACCAGGAAGCTGA
- the LOC126582450 gene encoding pectin acetylesterase 3-like isoform X3: protein MKHVVWWWLWLVVVTVALAAADANGSQKYEKQPSSLEFQFADKEDAAAAAAAPELMVGLTLIDSAASKGAVCLDGTLPGYHLHGGYGSGANSWLIQLEGGGWCNTIKNCVFRKTTRRGSSKYMEKQLPFTGLLSNKPQQNPDFFNWNRVKLRYCDGASFSGDSQNEAAQLQFRGQRIWLAAMDELMSKGMQKADKAFLSGCSAGGLASILHCDEFRDMFPETTTVKCLSDAGMFLDATDVSGGHTLRNFYAGVVSLQEVQKNLPKTCLDHLDPTSVILCLIEFYGMCVNTILTPSLPPSLSLSLSLSLSLSQCFFPQNLVANVKTPMFLLNAAYDAWQVQASLAPRSADPHGVWNECKGNYALCNSSQIQFLQDFRNQMLNAVSDFSKSNKNGLFINSCFAHCQSERQDTWFADDSPLLGNRAIAVSVGDWYYDRVPVKAIDCAYPCDNTCHNLMSNEDLSSSVTYSQSTRLSFTVLNLLSVLTVPIICSRCIMWLQYAQ from the exons ATGAAGCATGTTGTGTGGTGGTGGCTGTGGTTGGTGGTGGTGACGGTGGCATTGGCGGCAGCGGATGCAAACGGATCCCAGAAATATGAGAAACAGCCATCTTCGTTAGAGTTTCAGTTTGCCGACAAGGAGGATGCGGCGGCAGCAGCGGCGGCGCCTGAGCTCATGGTTGGCCTCACTCTTATCGACTCTGCGGCTTCCAAAGGAGCTG TCTGTTTGGATGGCACATTGCCTGGTTACCATCTTCATGGTGGGTATGGATCGGGTGCAAATAGCTGGCTGATTCAGTTGGAGGGAGGTGGGTGGTGTAATACAATAAAAAATTGTGTTTTCCGTAAAACCACTCGCCGCGGTTCTTCCAAGTATATGGAAAAGCAATTACCGTTCACTGGATTATTGAGCAATAAACCTCAACAAAACCCTG ATTTCTTCAACTGGAACAGAGTCAAGCTCCGTTATTGCGACGGGGCATCTTTCAGTGGAGACAGTCAGAATGAG GCTGCACAACTTCAATTTCGAGGGCAAAGGATATGGTTGGCTGCCATGGACGAGTTAATGTCAAAAGGAATGCAGAAAGCTGACAAG GCTTTTCTTTCTGGATGctctgctgggggtctggcatCCATACTACACTGTGATGAGTTCCGGGACATGTTTCCAGAAACTACCACGGTGAAATGTCTAAGTGATGCTGGAATGTTCCTTGATGC aACTGATGTATCTGGTGGGCACACATTAAGGAATTTTTATGCAGGTGTAGTTAGCTTGCAG GAAGTGCAAAAAAATCTGCCAAAGACTTGTCTCGATCATCTAGACCCAACTTCGGTAATCCTctgtttaattgaattttatGGTATGTGTGTGAATACAATTTtaactccctccctccctccctccctctctctctctctctctctctctctctctctctctcagtgcTTTTTTCCTCAGAATTTGGTTGCAAATGTTAAGACCCCCATGTTTCTTCTCAATGCAGCCTATGATGCATGGCAG GTGCAAGCTAGTTTAGCCCCTCGATCTGCTGATCCTCATGGAGTATGGAACGAATGCAAAGGAAATTATGCACTTTGTAACTCATCCCAGATCCAGTTTCTCCAAG ACTTCAGAAATCAAATGCTCAATGCTGTTAGTGATTTCTCAAAGTCTAATAAAAACGGATTATTCATAAATTCCTGCTTCGCTCACTGCCAGTCTGAGAGACAAGATACATGGTTTGCTGATGATTCTCCTCTTCTTGGAAACAGG GCAATTGCTGTGTCTGTTGGAGACTGGTATTATGATAGAGTGCCGGTTAAAGCTATTGACTGCGCATACCCCTGCGATAACACCTGCCACAATCTTATGTCCAA CGAGGATTTATCTTCGTCCGTGACATATTCTCAGTCCACAAGGTTGTCTTTTACCGTGCTAAATCTGCTAAGTGTCTTGACGGTGCCCATAATTTGCTCCAGATGCATCATGTGGTTACAGTATGCCCAGTGA